Proteins found in one Nocardia brasiliensis ATCC 700358 genomic segment:
- a CDS encoding MFS transporter encodes MTQILSPDSAASPAAASPPAAPPAAYGARRTLAMLAVILTGQFMAVLDASIVNVAIPSIRSSLHTSGAALQLIVAGYVISYAVLLVTGARLGDRFSQRRMFIAGLAVFTLASLVCGLAWNEVSLIVFRFAQGVGAAAMVPQIMTLIQRNFTGNARAKALSVYSAIISGGMVAGQVLGGLIVNADVLGSSWRGVFLVNVPIGVLLLVVAPRILPTVTERFDRKLDLAGLGMLTAAVLALVLPLVLGRELDWPLWSWISLGACVFGFAAFAGIERAVARRGAEPLFSHRVLAAPGLLLAAATLFVIMATFGGWMFVMAIHLQSTLGYSALHAGLLFIPMGVTFAITGLNWERIPHRWHAAMIPAGLVLAAASMVTVGALLRDGADVGVLALVLLGVCGVGNGLAFSPLMTKTLAKVPMRLAADASGILVTNVQLGIVVGIATFGTLFLGLAGSTTLSAAHALGGTAIAEGVTVLVAAALSVRAAR; translated from the coding sequence ATGACCCAGATCCTGTCGCCGGATTCGGCAGCGTCCCCCGCTGCCGCTTCACCTCCGGCTGCCCCACCTGCCGCGTACGGTGCGCGGCGCACCCTCGCCATGCTCGCCGTGATCCTGACCGGGCAGTTCATGGCGGTGCTCGACGCCTCCATCGTCAATGTCGCGATTCCGTCCATTCGCAGTTCGCTGCACACCTCCGGCGCCGCGCTGCAATTGATCGTCGCCGGGTACGTCATCTCCTACGCCGTGCTGCTGGTGACCGGGGCACGCCTCGGTGATCGATTCAGCCAGCGCCGCATGTTCATCGCCGGGCTCGCGGTCTTCACCCTCGCCTCGCTCGTCTGCGGGCTGGCCTGGAACGAGGTGTCGCTCATCGTCTTCCGGTTCGCGCAGGGCGTGGGCGCGGCGGCGATGGTGCCGCAGATCATGACGCTCATCCAGCGCAACTTCACCGGCAACGCCCGCGCCAAGGCGCTCAGCGTGTACTCCGCGATCATCTCTGGCGGCATGGTCGCCGGCCAGGTGCTCGGCGGGCTCATCGTAAATGCCGATGTGCTGGGCAGTAGTTGGCGCGGCGTGTTCCTGGTGAACGTGCCCATCGGCGTGCTGCTGCTGGTGGTGGCGCCGCGCATCCTGCCGACCGTGACCGAGCGTTTCGACCGCAAGCTCGACCTGGCCGGGCTCGGCATGCTCACCGCCGCGGTCCTCGCCCTGGTGCTGCCGCTGGTACTCGGCCGGGAGCTGGATTGGCCGCTGTGGTCCTGGATCTCGCTGGGCGCCTGCGTGTTCGGTTTCGCGGCCTTCGCCGGTATCGAGCGGGCCGTCGCACGCCGCGGCGCGGAACCCCTGTTCTCCCACCGGGTGCTGGCCGCGCCGGGCCTGCTGCTGGCCGCCGCGACCTTGTTCGTGATCATGGCGACCTTCGGCGGCTGGATGTTCGTCATGGCCATCCACCTGCAGAGCACCCTCGGCTACAGCGCGCTGCACGCCGGCCTGCTGTTCATTCCCATGGGCGTGACATTCGCGATCACCGGCCTCAACTGGGAACGGATCCCGCATCGCTGGCACGCGGCCATGATTCCGGCCGGTCTCGTGCTTGCCGCGGCGAGCATGGTCACGGTGGGCGCGCTGCTGCGCGACGGCGCCGACGTCGGGGTGCTCGCGTTGGTGCTGCTCGGGGTGTGCGGCGTCGGCAACGGGCTCGCATTCAGCCCGCTGATGACCAAGACCCTGGCGAAAGTCCCGATGCGGCTGGCCGCGGATGCCAGCGGCATCCTGGTGACCAACGTGCAGCTCGGCATCGTGGTCGGCATCGCCACGTTCGGCACCCTGTTCCTCGGGCTGGCCGGTAGCACCACACTGTCCGCGGCGCACGCGCTCGGTGGCACCGCAATCGCGGAGGGCGTCACGGTGCTCGTCGCCGCGGCGCTGTCCGTCCGCGCGGCCCGGTAG
- the car gene encoding carboxylic acid reductase, producing the protein MATDSRSDRLRRRIAQLFAEDEQVKAAVPDQEVVEAIRAPGLRLAQIMATVMERYADRPAVGQRASEPVTESGRTTFRLLPEFETLTYRELWARVRAVAAAWHGDAERPLRAGDFVALLGFAGIDYGTLDLANIHLGLVTVPLQSGATAPQLAAILAETTPRVLAATPDHLDIAVELLTGGASPERLVVFDYRPADDDHRAALESARRRLSDAGSAVVVETLDAVRARGSELPAAPLFVPAADEDPLALLIYTSGSTGTPKGAMYTERLNRTTWLSGAKGVGLTLGYMPMSHIAGRASFAGVLARGGTVYFTARSDMSTLFEDLALVRPTEMFFVPRVCDMIFQRYQAELSRRAPAAAASPELEQELKTELRLSAVGDRLLGAIAGSAPLSAEMREFMESLLDLELHDGYGSTEAGIGVLQDNIVQRPPVIDYKLVDVPELGYFRTDQPHPRGELLLKTEGMIPGYFRRPEVTAEIFDEDGFYRTGDIVAELEPDRLIYLDRRNNVLKLAQGEFVTVAHLEAVFATSPLIRQIYIYGNSERSFLLAVIVPTADALADGVTDALNTALTESLRQLAKEAGLQSYELPREFLVETEPFTVENGLLSGIAKLLRPKLKEHYGERLEQLYRDIEANRNDELIELRRTAAELPVLETVTRAARSMLGLAASELRPDAHFTDLGGDSLSALSFSTLLQDMLEVEVPVGVIVSPANSLADLAKYIEAERHSGVRRPSLISVHGPGTEIRAADLTLDKFIDERTLAAAKAVPAAPAQAQTVLLTGANGYLGRFLCLEWLQRLDQTGGTLVCIVRGTDAAAARKRLDAVFDSGDPELLDHYRKLAAEHLEVLAGDIGDPNLGLDEATWQRLAATVDLIVHPAALVNHVLPYSQLFGPNVVGTAEIIRLAITERRKPVTYLSTVAVAAQVDPAGFDEERDIREMSAVRSIDAGYANGYGNSKWAGEVLLREAHDLCGLPVAVFRSDMILAHSKYVGQLNVPDVFTRLILSLALTGIAPYSFYGTDSAGQRRRAHYDGLPADFVAEAITTLGARAESGFHTYDVWNPYDDGISLDEFVDWLGDFGVPIQRIDDYDEWFRRFETAIRALPEKQRDASLLPLLDAHRRPLRAVRGSLLPAKNFQAAVQSARIGPDQDIPHLSPQLIDKYVTDLRHLGLL; encoded by the coding sequence ATGGCGACTGATTCGCGAAGCGATCGGCTACGGCGTCGAATTGCACAGTTGTTCGCCGAGGACGAGCAGGTGAAAGCCGCGGTGCCGGACCAGGAGGTGGTCGAGGCGATCCGGGCGCCCGGCCTGCGCCTGGCACAGATCATGGCCACCGTGATGGAGCGCTATGCGGACCGCCCCGCGGTGGGACAGCGGGCGAGCGAGCCGGTCACCGAGAGCGGTCGCACCACCTTCCGGCTGCTCCCGGAATTCGAGACCCTGACCTACCGCGAGCTGTGGGCGCGCGTCCGCGCGGTGGCCGCCGCGTGGCACGGAGATGCCGAAAGGCCTTTGCGGGCCGGGGATTTCGTTGCTCTGCTGGGTTTCGCCGGCATCGATTACGGCACCCTCGATCTCGCGAACATCCATCTCGGCCTCGTCACGGTGCCGCTGCAATCCGGCGCCACGGCCCCGCAACTCGCCGCGATCCTGGCCGAGACCACGCCCCGGGTGCTGGCCGCGACACCCGACCATCTCGATATCGCCGTCGAATTGCTGACCGGGGGAGCCTCGCCGGAACGGCTGGTGGTATTCGACTACCGCCCCGCGGACGACGATCACCGGGCGGCGCTCGAGTCCGCGCGCAGACGGTTGAGCGACGCGGGCAGTGCGGTGGTGGTCGAGACGCTCGACGCGGTCCGCGCCCGCGGCAGCGAATTGCCGGCCGCGCCGCTGTTCGTTCCCGCCGCGGACGAGGACCCGCTGGCTCTGCTCATCTACACCTCCGGCAGCACCGGCACGCCTAAGGGCGCCATGTACACCGAAAGACTGAACCGCACGACGTGGCTGAGCGGGGCGAAAGGCGTCGGCCTCACGCTCGGCTACATGCCGATGAGTCATATTGCCGGGCGGGCCTCGTTCGCCGGTGTGCTGGCCCGCGGCGGCACGGTCTACTTCACCGCCCGCAGCGATATGTCGACGCTGTTCGAAGATCTGGCCCTGGTGCGGCCGACCGAGATGTTCTTCGTCCCGCGCGTGTGCGACATGATCTTCCAGCGCTATCAGGCCGAACTGTCGCGGCGCGCGCCCGCCGCGGCCGCGAGCCCGGAACTCGAGCAGGAACTGAAGACCGAACTGCGCTTGTCCGCGGTCGGGGACCGCTTACTCGGGGCGATCGCGGGCAGCGCGCCGCTGTCGGCCGAGATGCGGGAGTTCATGGAGTCGCTGCTGGATCTGGAACTGCACGACGGCTACGGCTCGACCGAGGCGGGTATCGGCGTACTGCAAGACAATATCGTCCAGCGTCCGCCGGTCATCGATTACAAGCTCGTCGACGTGCCGGAATTGGGCTACTTCCGGACGGACCAGCCGCATCCCCGCGGTGAGTTGCTGTTGAAAACCGAAGGGATGATTCCGGGCTACTTCCGGCGGCCCGAGGTGACCGCGGAGATCTTCGACGAGGACGGTTTCTACAGGACCGGTGACATCGTCGCCGAACTCGAACCGGATCGGCTGATCTACCTGGACCGCCGCAACAATGTGCTGAAACTGGCCCAGGGCGAGTTCGTCACGGTCGCCCATCTGGAAGCGGTGTTCGCGACCAGTCCGCTGATCCGGCAGATCTACATCTACGGCAACAGCGAGCGCTCGTTCCTGCTGGCGGTGATCGTGCCCACCGCGGACGCGCTGGCCGACGGTGTCACCGACGCGCTGAACACGGCGCTGACCGAATCCTTGCGACAGCTCGCGAAAGAAGCCGGGCTGCAATCCTATGAGCTGCCGCGCGAGTTCCTGGTCGAAACCGAACCGTTCACCGTCGAGAACGGTCTGCTCTCCGGTATCGCGAAACTGTTGCGGCCCAAGCTCAAGGAGCACTACGGCGAGCGACTCGAGCAGCTGTACCGCGATATCGAGGCGAACCGCAACGACGAGCTGATCGAGCTGCGGCGCACCGCGGCCGAGCTGCCGGTGCTCGAAACCGTCACGCGGGCTGCACGTTCGATGCTCGGACTGGCCGCGTCGGAGTTGCGGCCGGACGCGCATTTCACCGATCTCGGCGGTGATTCACTGTCCGCGCTGTCGTTTTCGACCCTGCTGCAGGACATGCTCGAGGTCGAGGTCCCGGTCGGTGTCATCGTGAGCCCCGCCAACTCGCTCGCCGATCTGGCGAAATACATCGAGGCCGAACGGCATTCGGGGGTGCGGCGGCCGAGCCTGATCTCGGTGCACGGTCCCGGCACCGAGATCCGTGCCGCCGATCTCACCCTGGACAAGTTCATCGACGAGCGCACCCTCGCTGCCGCGAAAGCGGTTCCGGCCGCGCCGGCCCAGGCGCAGACCGTCCTGCTCACCGGGGCGAACGGCTATCTCGGCCGCTTCCTGTGCCTGGAATGGCTGCAGCGACTGGACCAGACCGGCGGCACGCTGGTCTGCATCGTGCGCGGTACCGACGCGGCCGCCGCGCGGAAGCGCCTGGATGCGGTGTTCGACAGCGGTGATCCGGAGCTGCTCGACCACTACCGGAAGCTGGCCGCCGAGCACCTCGAGGTGCTCGCGGGCGATATCGGCGACCCGAATCTCGGCCTGGACGAAGCGACTTGGCAGCGGCTCGCCGCGACCGTCGACCTGATCGTGCACCCCGCCGCCCTCGTCAACCATGTGCTGCCGTACAGCCAGCTGTTCGGGCCGAATGTGGTCGGCACCGCCGAGATCATCCGGCTGGCCATCACCGAGCGCCGTAAGCCCGTGACGTACCTGTCGACGGTCGCGGTGGCCGCACAGGTCGATCCCGCCGGCTTCGACGAGGAGCGCGATATCCGGGAGATGAGCGCGGTGCGCTCCATCGACGCCGGGTACGCGAACGGTTACGGCAACAGCAAGTGGGCCGGCGAGGTGCTGCTGCGCGAGGCCCATGATCTGTGCGGGCTGCCGGTCGCCGTGTTCCGCTCGGACATGATCCTGGCGCACAGCAAATACGTCGGTCAGCTCAACGTCCCCGATGTGTTCACCCGGCTCATCCTGAGCCTGGCGCTCACCGGCATCGCACCGTATTCGTTCTACGGGACGGACAGCGCCGGGCAGCGCAGGCGGGCCCACTACGACGGTCTGCCCGCCGATTTCGTCGCCGAGGCGATCACCACCCTCGGCGCGCGAGCCGAGTCGGGGTTCCATACCTACGACGTGTGGAACCCGTACGACGACGGCATCTCGCTGGACGAATTCGTCGACTGGCTCGGCGATTTCGGCGTGCCGATCCAGCGGATCGACGACTACGACGAATGGTTCCGGCGTTTCGAGACCGCGATCCGCGCGCTGCCCGAAAAGCAGCGCGATGCTTCGCTGCTACCGCTGCTGGACGCACACCGG
- a CDS encoding LLM class flavin-dependent oxidoreductase, with protein MGVFALGVELDGEGFHPEAWRHAAHTPDRLLTGDTVRERVATAENAGFTLATFADSILPPEQVAGRIDAVTRASFVAATTSTIGLVPTVATTYAEPFHTSSQIATLDYASRGRAGWIAEGVDDPRAARAWGRAQVTGAAELAREQQDSIEVVRRLWDSWEDDAVIRDYPNGRFLDRNRLHYIDFRGATFSVKGPAIVPRPPQGQPVVFGADGEVDVRLLAADSVAAAIDAAQRSRSAGTPLSFAEIDVTLDTPTATAEQRFGAAPSSSPARLAFSGSAAALVELLTHLSGHLDGVRLHPAVIDEDLPVLARQVLPALLRTGVAHRPVPGSTLRTNLGLGRPVNRYAATK; from the coding sequence ATGGGCGTTTTCGCGCTCGGCGTAGAACTCGACGGCGAAGGTTTCCATCCCGAGGCGTGGCGTCACGCCGCGCACACGCCGGATCGGCTGCTCACCGGCGATACGGTCCGCGAGCGGGTCGCCACCGCCGAGAACGCGGGCTTCACCCTGGCGACCTTCGCGGACTCCATCCTGCCGCCCGAGCAGGTCGCGGGCCGGATCGACGCAGTCACCCGCGCGTCGTTCGTGGCCGCGACCACCAGCACGATCGGCCTGGTGCCCACCGTCGCCACCACCTATGCCGAGCCGTTCCACACCTCGTCGCAGATCGCCACGCTCGATTACGCCTCCCGCGGCCGGGCGGGCTGGATCGCCGAAGGCGTCGACGACCCCCGCGCCGCACGCGCGTGGGGGCGCGCTCAGGTAACCGGCGCCGCCGAATTGGCCAGGGAGCAACAGGATTCCATCGAGGTCGTGCGACGACTCTGGGACTCCTGGGAGGACGACGCGGTGATCCGCGACTACCCGAACGGCCGCTTCCTGGACCGGAACAGGCTGCACTACATCGACTTTCGCGGCGCGACCTTCTCGGTGAAAGGTCCGGCGATCGTGCCGCGACCGCCGCAGGGGCAACCGGTGGTCTTCGGCGCGGACGGCGAGGTGGACGTGCGGCTGCTCGCCGCCGATTCCGTCGCGGCCGCGATCGATGCGGCGCAGCGGTCACGGTCGGCAGGCACACCACTGTCCTTCGCCGAAATCGACGTCACCCTGGACACTCCCACCGCGACGGCCGAGCAGCGCTTCGGCGCCGCGCCGTCCAGTTCCCCTGCCCGACTGGCCTTTTCCGGTTCCGCGGCGGCGCTGGTCGAGCTGCTCACCCATCTCAGCGGCCATCTGGACGGCGTGCGCCTGCACCCGGCGGTCATCGACGAAGACCTGCCGGTGCTCGCCCGGCAGGTGCTGCCGGCACTGTTGCGGACCGGTGTCGCGCATCGGCCGGTCCCCGGCTCGACCCTGCGCACCAACCTCGGGCTGGGTCGCCCGGTCAACCGCTACGCCGCGACGAAATAG